GTTTCAGTGGCCGACTTTGTAAACGTTCCCGTCGTCTGGCAGGTCAGCCCGACCTGTCTGTGTGACGATTACTGGATGTTATGGTAGCAACTGTCAGACCAAACTCAATCGATTACAGTTCTGGCTGCGGGCAAACTCTCGGAAAGGGGAGAACTGAGAACGGTTACGCCCCGGCGGAGTGGTCGGAACGTGTCAGTATTGACCCACGTCTTTATTATCGAACTTCCCGGCGTCCAAATTTGCTTTCGCTGTCCGGGAGCTTACGACGGCTACAGACGGTCTTTTGCGAAATTATGCAAATCCGTTTCAATCGTTACGCAAACCTTACAACGGCCAGTGGTCTTCGTCCGGCCCGGGCGCCCGTCAACTCAACAGGCGACGCTGAAAGACCCGGCAGGCGGATCGTTCAATTTGAGCCGTTGTTCTCATGTGTGTCGTGTGCACGCCAGTTGCCGTTGCGGAACGATTCGGCCATGGCTTTGGGAACATTCGCCTCAGCCAGGACGACGCGAGCCCGGTTTTCCTGGGTGAGGGCGACCATCTCGGCTTCGGTAGCGACGGCACGAGCCCGCTTTTCTTCCGCCCGGGCACGGGCCACACGCATGTCTGCTTCGGCCTGATCGCCCTGCAGTCGAGCCCCCACGTTGTCTCCCACATCGATATCGGCGATGTCGATCGAAACGATCTCGTAAGCGGTTTGCGAATCGAGACTCTTGTTAAGCACGGCTTTCGCGATCAGCATCGGATTGGCGAGCACATCTTTGTGGCTTTCGCTCGAGCCAATGGCCGAGACGATTCCCTCACCAACGCGGGCAATAATTGTATCTTCTGTGGCTCCACCAATCAGCTGAGCCAGGTTCGTCCGAACAGTCACGCGGGCACGGGCTTTGAGTTGAATGCCATCCTTCGCCACCCCGTCCAGCGTATTCCGGGAATGACGACGGGGATCCGGGCAGTCGATGACTTTGGGGTCGACGCTCGTTCGCACAGCGTCCACGACATCGCGGCCCGCCAAATCGATCGCCGAAGCCGTGTCCCAGTCGAGATCGATGCTTGCTCGCTGAGCGGCGATCATCGCCTGAACGACGCGGCGAATGTTTCCGCCGGCCAGATAGTGAGCTTCAAATGCAGCCGTTGGAATCTTCGGCAAACCGGCCTGCACGGCCATCACGCGGGCATCGATGATACTCGTCGGGTTCACCTTACGCAGCGACATCAGCACGAGGCGAATCGGATTGACGTGGGCTCCGGTTACGAAACCACGCAGCCAGAGATGGAAGTACTTCGTGAAGAGTACGAACAGCACGATACCCATGATGACCGCGAGAACGATCGCGGCGAAGATGATTAACTCTTGTGGGATCATGGTGGTTGTCTTTCTCAGGTGCGGCAGAGTTTTATGAACCCCGGGAGGGCAATGGTTCGCCTTCGATTGAGTTTACTTCGCCAAACTTCCTCCATGCAAGCATTGCTGCGGCAGGTTCGCCGTTCCGAGCCGGAACAGTTGGCAAACGAGCCCGCCCCGGCTCGGAATCCCTCGAATGCCCCCTGCCGCAGGGACTGTCTGAAGTTGGCTATTGAGAAAGTCGTCTTACTTCCGGTATAAAGGGAGATAGATCGGCCCGGACTGATGCGTCCCGGCCGCAGCTTCCGGTGCGTTTCCGCTCCGTGACTCTCCGCTCTTCCGAGGTCGCTGCATGAAGATTGTATTCGCAACAACGCGAACTCGTAGTGTCCGATCGCTGCGACTTTTTCCGAGCTTACTCGTAATCGCGTTCTGTTTTCTATGCGCGGCGTCTCCCGTGCTCAGCGGACCGGTCGACTTTGAGAAGCACGTCCAGCCGATTCTCCGGCAGCATTGCTTCCGCTGTCATGGCGAATCTCACGACAAAGGCGGTCTGCGGCTGTCTCGACGCGAAGCGGCACTCGGTTCCGCGGATTCCGGCGAATCGATTATCACGCCCGGGAAGCCCGACGAGAGCCTGTTAATTCACCGAATCGCGGATCCTGATTACGGCGATGTGATGCCGCTCGATGGAGAACCGCTGTCGACCGAGCAGATCGCAGTGCTCCGGCAATGGATTACCGAGGGATCGAACTGGCCCGATTCCGCCGCTGTCAGTCGACACTGGGCGTACGAACCGATCGCTCGTCCGGAGCTGCCCGAAGTTCAAGAACAACCGTGGATCCGCACTCCGGTGGATCACTTCATCCTCTCGCGTCTCGATGAAGAAAAACTGAAGCCGGCTCCTGATCAGGATCGCGCCGGCTGGCTGCGGCGAGTTTCGCTCGCTCTGATCGGCTTGCCGCCGACTCCGGAAGACGTCGCCGAGTTCGTGAGTGATGATTCCGTCGACGCCGAACGAAAAGTTGTCGACCGCCTGCTGGCATCACCCCGGTTCGGAGAGAAGTGGGCCGTGGGCTGGCTCGATCTGGCTCGCTACGCGGACTCCAACGGCTTTCAGGCCGATCAACTCCGCGACAGCTGGGCCTACCGAGACTGGGTGATTGAGGCCTTCAATCAGAACAAGCCGTTTGACGAATTCGTGATCGAACAACTCGCCGGTGATCTGCTTCCGGACGCCACCGCGGATCAGCGGATCGCAACCGGTTTTCATCGGACGGTCACCTGCAATGTGGAAGCGGGAGTGCATCCTGAAGAGAACCGCATCAATCAAGTGTTCGACCGGGTTAACACAACCGGCACGGTCTTCATGGGGACTTCGATGGAATGCGCCCAGTGTCACGATCACAAGTACGATCCGTTTACACAGACCGACTACTATCAGCTGTTTGCCTACTTTAATAACACCCCGCTTGAAGTGAAGCAGACGGCTGGGGTCACGTTCGACTTTTACGGCCCGTCGATGGAACTTCCGATGGAGCCTGAAGAAGCGGATCGTCGTTCCGAGTTAAAAGCCGAACTCGCCAAGTTGCAGGAACAGCGAGACCAGCGACTGCAGGAGGCTGAGACTGAGTATGAACAATGGCTGGCCGACTTGCGGGATGACGCCGGGGAAGCCGACTGGCAGCCGCTCACTGTCGTTGAGTTTAACACGACCGGCGGCGAAACCTGGGAAGCTCTCGACGATCAGTCGATTCTGGTCACCGGCAAGGTCCCCGACAAAACCACCTACACCGCCATCGTGCAGTCGGAGTTGAAGAAACTCACGGCGCTCCGCATCGAAGCGCTGACGCATCCTGAGATTCCGGGACACGGGCCGGGGCGTGGCGATCCGGTTCGCAGCAATTTCATTCTGAGTGAGTTCGTGGTCACGAAAATCGGAAGCGACCGCGATCAGAAGATCGAACTGACGGCAGCCGCCGCTGATTACTCGCAGCCACGCTGGGAAGTTCCCAAGGCAATCGACGGCGATCCGTCGACCGGATGGGCCATCGGTCAGGAGTTTCAGAAGCCGCACTGGGCCCGCTTCCAGCTGCTCAAGCCAACAACCTTCGCCAATGACGACCGACTGCGGATCGAGATGGTGCAGAACTACGGGCGCGGGCGAACGATTGGCCGTTTCCGCCTTTCGGCCTTTGCGGGCGATCCACTTCTGCTCGATGTTCCAGAAGAACTTCAGCAGCTGGCCGCGAAAGAGAAGCGGTCCAGGGCGGAGGAGAATAAACTCCGCGACCACTTCAATGAAGCGGACCCTCAGCTGACCCGGCTTGATCGCAAGATGAAGGCGGTTGAGAAACAGCTCAATGCGCTGGCCCCGCCGACAACTCTGGTGATGGTCGAAATGGAGGAGCCGCGAAAGACCTGCGTGCTGAATCGCGGCGATTACCTCTCGCCCGGTCAGGAGGTTTCTCCGGCTGTTCCCGCGTTGTTTCAGGGCAGTGCAGGGGAGTACCCGGAGAATCGACTCGGATTCGCCCAGTGGCTGGTCAGCGATGAGAATCCACTTCTTGCCCGGGTAACCGTCAACCGCTGGTGGGCCGAGCTGTTCGGTCACGGTCTGGTGGCGACGACGGAAGACTTTGGGACTCAGGGAGAGCCGCCGACGCATCCGGAACTGCTCGACTGGCTCGCCAGCGAACTTCGTGAAAACGAGTGGTCGATGAAACATGTACTGAGGCAGATCGTTCTTTCCTCCACTTTCCGGCAGTCGTCGCGATTCACACCGGAGCTGCTGGAAGGTGATCCGAAGAATGAACTCTACGCACGTGGACCGCGCTTTCGCCTGACGGCTGAGATCGTTCGCGACAATGCGCTGGCCATCAGCGGGCTGTTGTCTGAAGAGATGTCCGGTCCGCCGGTCATGCCCTACCAGCCCGATGGGATCTGGCGTTCGATTGGTCGGAACCAGCCGAAATGGGTGACCGCCAAAGACGAGGATCGCTTCCGTCGTGGCGTGTATATCGTCTGGAAGCGGGATGCGCCCTACACCTCGCTCGTCAGCTTCGATGCTCCCGATCGAACCGCGTGTGTTCCACAGCGGCCCCGGACGAACACTCCGCTCCAGGCCCTGACGCTGCTCAATGATCCGGCGTATGCCGAAATGGCGCTCGGGTTGACCCTGCGGATGCTGGAGGAATCTGTCGATGAAACCGATCACAGCCGAATTGATCGCGGCTTTCAAATCGCCGTCGCTCGGGACGCCCGACCCAAAGAAGTCGAAGTTCTTTATGGTCTGCTGCAGTCGGAACGGCAGCGTGTCCAGGACGACCCGAAGCTGGTCGAACAACGGACCGGTCTGAAACTACCGGGTTTTCCGGAGAGAAACGTCGATCAGAAAGAAGCGGCCGCATGGTTCGCGGTCGCGAACGTGCTGTTGAATCTCGACGAAACAGTCACTCAGGAATAGCAGAACAACCCGTCCAACGTTCGATTCTGCTCTCGATCGTCGAAGTGGATGTCTCTTCCAGAGATCAGGAGCAGGCGGACAACAGTTGTGTCATCGTGATCGTGATCGATCAGGACAATTCGCCCGAAGCGGGCAGGAGTAACGCAGATGCATCCTTCTCAGATAAAGTCGCAGCAGGATCTCACGCGACGGTACTTCCTCCAGAAGTCCGGCTATGGCATCGGCTCCTGCGCGCTGGCTTCGCTGTTCCTTCAGGATGCGGCAGCGAAATCGAGAGAGAACCCACTGTCTCCGCAAACCACGGATTTTCCAGCTCGGGCGAAGAATGTGATTTACATTCACCTGGTTGGAGCACCCTCGCATCTCGATCTGTTTGATTACAAGCCG
The genomic region above belongs to Rubinisphaera margarita and contains:
- the floA gene encoding flotillin-like protein FloA (flotillin-like protein involved in membrane lipid rafts), with translation MIPQELIIFAAIVLAVIMGIVLFVLFTKYFHLWLRGFVTGAHVNPIRLVLMSLRKVNPTSIIDARVMAVQAGLPKIPTAAFEAHYLAGGNIRRVVQAMIAAQRASIDLDWDTASAIDLAGRDVVDAVRTSVDPKVIDCPDPRRHSRNTLDGVAKDGIQLKARARVTVRTNLAQLIGGATEDTIIARVGEGIVSAIGSSESHKDVLANPMLIAKAVLNKSLDSQTAYEIVSIDIADIDVGDNVGARLQGDQAEADMRVARARAEEKRARAVATEAEMVALTQENRARVVLAEANVPKAMAESFRNGNWRAHDTHENNGSN
- a CDS encoding DUF1553 domain-containing protein; translation: MLSGPVDFEKHVQPILRQHCFRCHGESHDKGGLRLSRREAALGSADSGESIITPGKPDESLLIHRIADPDYGDVMPLDGEPLSTEQIAVLRQWITEGSNWPDSAAVSRHWAYEPIARPELPEVQEQPWIRTPVDHFILSRLDEEKLKPAPDQDRAGWLRRVSLALIGLPPTPEDVAEFVSDDSVDAERKVVDRLLASPRFGEKWAVGWLDLARYADSNGFQADQLRDSWAYRDWVIEAFNQNKPFDEFVIEQLAGDLLPDATADQRIATGFHRTVTCNVEAGVHPEENRINQVFDRVNTTGTVFMGTSMECAQCHDHKYDPFTQTDYYQLFAYFNNTPLEVKQTAGVTFDFYGPSMELPMEPEEADRRSELKAELAKLQEQRDQRLQEAETEYEQWLADLRDDAGEADWQPLTVVEFNTTGGETWEALDDQSILVTGKVPDKTTYTAIVQSELKKLTALRIEALTHPEIPGHGPGRGDPVRSNFILSEFVVTKIGSDRDQKIELTAAAADYSQPRWEVPKAIDGDPSTGWAIGQEFQKPHWARFQLLKPTTFANDDRLRIEMVQNYGRGRTIGRFRLSAFAGDPLLLDVPEELQQLAAKEKRSRAEENKLRDHFNEADPQLTRLDRKMKAVEKQLNALAPPTTLVMVEMEEPRKTCVLNRGDYLSPGQEVSPAVPALFQGSAGEYPENRLGFAQWLVSDENPLLARVTVNRWWAELFGHGLVATTEDFGTQGEPPTHPELLDWLASELRENEWSMKHVLRQIVLSSTFRQSSRFTPELLEGDPKNELYARGPRFRLTAEIVRDNALAISGLLSEEMSGPPVMPYQPDGIWRSIGRNQPKWVTAKDEDRFRRGVYIVWKRDAPYTSLVSFDAPDRTACVPQRPRTNTPLQALTLLNDPAYAEMALGLTLRMLEESVDETDHSRIDRGFQIAVARDARPKEVEVLYGLLQSERQRVQDDPKLVEQRTGLKLPGFPERNVDQKEAAAWFAVANVLLNLDETVTQE